From a single Nicotiana tomentosiformis chromosome 2, ASM39032v3, whole genome shotgun sequence genomic region:
- the LOC138906051 gene encoding uncharacterized protein: MIKCACSFHKVCLAKEEEMSVVSRFSVNLQVGFISLIVMQQLAIREDIVRVKEMLFEEEQTIENRIVLQKSQAKLKKYLSIEEQYWKQKAVEFFQTQFTQEGDSTSFELLNNVSTMVTLDQNLELCKFPTIEEFKGVVMTFSSYYRSSMGGASLPKSITRTNIVLLPKKPQYGFVKGRSIFENILFTQKIVTDIRLRGKPGNVVIKLRASWKYLLHVLRKMEFAKHFINMIWNLLSNNWYSVLINGQASRFFKSTRGVKQGDPLSPALFILSAEVLSRSLNKMFEDKRFIGDGMPKWTDLLNHLAYTDDTIIFASADPYSLGESGVMTPFPPP; the protein is encoded by the exons ATGATAAAATGTGCATGCAGTTTCCATAAGGTTTGTCTAGCCAAGGAAGAAGAAATGAGTG TTGTCTCTAGGTTTTCTGTGAATCTGCAAGTTGGATTCATATCTTTAATAGTGATGCAGCAG CTGGCTATTAGGGAGGATATTGTAAGGGTCaaggagatgttgtttgaagaagagcaaacaattgagaataggattgtgcttcaaaagtCACAAGCTAAATTGAAGAAGTATTTAAGCATTGAGGAGCAATACTGGAAACAAAAGGCAG TGGAATTCTTCCAAACACAATTCACACAGGAAGGGGATTCTACAAGCTTTGAACTACTTAATAATGTTTCTACTATGGTGACTTTGGATCAGAACCTGGAGCTTTGTAAGTTCCCTACTATTGAAGAGTTTAAGGGAGTT GTGATGACATTTTCAAGCTACTATAGGAGTTCTATGGGGGGTGCATCTTTACCAAAATCAATAACACGTACTAACATTGTGCTGCTGCCTAAGAAACCACAG TATGGCTTTGTGAAaggaagaagtatatttgaaaatatattgttcACACAGAAGATTGTCACTGATATAAGGTTGAGGGGGAAGCCAGGTAACGTGGTGATCAAGCTTAGGGCGTCTTGGAAATACCTACTGCATGTGTTGAGGAAAATGGAATTTGCTAAGCACTTTATCAACATGATTTGGAACCTACTTTCCAATAATTGGTATTCAGTTCTAATCAATGGACAAGCTTCCAGATTCTTTAAGTCCACTAGAGGAGTTAAACAAGGTGATCCATTGTCTCCAGCATTATTCATTCTGTCTGCTGAGGTGCTGTCAAGATCACTGAATAAGATGTTTGAAGACAAAAGATTTATAGGGGATGGAATGCCAAAATGGACTGATCTTTTGAACCATCTGGCTTATACAGATGATACAATCATCTTTGCTTCTGCCGATCCTTATTCTTTGGGGGAAAGTGGTGTCATGACCCCATTtccccctccgtag